From one Paenibacillus terrae HPL-003 genomic stretch:
- a CDS encoding DUF1641 domain-containing protein gives MAKPISIVRKRVLTEEERQKQSLDQLTADLADNGAALQKTLEIVRELHDSGLLEAAQSMLKAKESIAKIAVGQATRKPVTNIINNLMGAAGMLSELDPELMQKLVGSVTSGLNEAEEHLKQNQKTRLRDLMKAMNDPDVNRAMGFGIHFLKGLGKGLSDK, from the coding sequence ATGGCAAAGCCTATTTCAATCGTACGAAAGCGTGTGTTGACAGAAGAAGAACGACAAAAACAATCGCTGGATCAGCTTACTGCTGATCTGGCGGACAACGGGGCGGCATTGCAGAAGACGCTCGAAATTGTGCGTGAGCTGCACGATAGCGGTCTTCTCGAAGCGGCTCAGTCTATGCTGAAAGCCAAAGAAAGCATCGCCAAAATCGCTGTAGGACAAGCAACGCGCAAGCCTGTGACGAACATCATCAACAATCTGATGGGAGCAGCCGGCATGCTGTCCGAGCTAGACCCCGAGCTGATGCAAAAGCTGGTAGGCAGCGTCACTTCAGGCCTGAACGAAGCCGAAGAGCATCTAAAACAGAACCAAAAGACCCGCTTGCGCGATCTTATGAAGGCCATGAATGATCCGGATGTAAACCGGGCGATGGGTTTTGGCATTCATTTTCTCAAAGGGCTAGGAAAAGGCTTGTCCGATAAGTAG
- the kdgT gene encoding 2-keto-3-deoxygluconate transporter, whose product MKIKQSIDKIPGGIMLVPLFIGALFHTFIPWAGDYFGSFTKGLMTGTVPILAVWFFCMGASIDIRATGTVLRKSGTLVLTKIAVAWVVAIIASKLLPVGGVESGLFAGLSVLALISSMDMTNGGLYASIMQQYGSREEAGAFVLMSLESGPLMTMLILGSTGLAVFEPQAFVGAVLPFLVGFILGNLDHDFRKYFGNATHALIPFFGFALGCSIDLSVIVQTGLLGILLGIGVIIITGIPLILADKYIGGGNGTAGLAASSTAGAAVANPVIVANIKPEFLPVAQSATALVAASVIVTSILVPILTAYWSNYVKRKGESKGAGPVKPGANVPK is encoded by the coding sequence ATGAAAATCAAGCAAAGCATTGATAAAATTCCGGGCGGCATTATGTTGGTGCCGCTGTTTATTGGGGCGTTATTTCATACGTTTATTCCGTGGGCTGGAGACTACTTTGGATCGTTTACGAAGGGTCTAATGACGGGGACAGTGCCTATTTTGGCGGTGTGGTTTTTTTGTATGGGCGCTTCCATTGATATACGGGCTACGGGTACGGTATTGCGTAAATCAGGTACGCTCGTATTAACTAAAATCGCAGTTGCCTGGGTAGTGGCTATCATAGCATCTAAATTACTGCCCGTCGGCGGTGTGGAAAGCGGGCTGTTTGCGGGCCTTTCAGTATTGGCGCTAATTTCCTCCATGGATATGACGAACGGTGGGCTATACGCCTCCATTATGCAGCAATACGGTTCCAGGGAAGAGGCGGGGGCATTTGTGCTGATGTCCTTGGAATCTGGCCCGTTAATGACCATGCTCATTTTGGGCAGTACCGGACTGGCTGTTTTTGAGCCGCAGGCTTTTGTGGGGGCGGTATTGCCATTTCTGGTCGGGTTCATACTGGGGAATCTGGATCATGATTTTCGTAAATATTTTGGTAACGCCACGCATGCGCTTATTCCGTTTTTCGGTTTTGCACTGGGCTGTTCCATCGATCTGAGTGTGATTGTTCAAACCGGCTTGCTTGGTATTCTATTGGGCATCGGCGTCATTATTATTACAGGCATTCCGCTGATCTTGGCGGACAAATATATCGGCGGCGGCAACGGTACAGCAGGACTTGCAGCCTCTAGTACAGCAGGTGCGGCGGTTGCCAATCCGGTCATTGTTGCGAATATAAAGCCAGAGTTCCTGCCTGTAGCGCAATCAGCAACTGCGTTAGTAGCCGCTTCGGTCATCGTTACCTCTATATTGGTGCCCATTTTGACGGCTTACTGGTCCAATTATGTTAAACGCAAAGGAGAATCCAAAGGGGCAGGGCCTGTAAAACCTGGTGCGAATGTGCCTAAATAA
- a CDS encoding tripartite tricarboxylate transporter substrate binding protein → MKNKPWQKYVLVAAGVAFLSALSISEYVDQHALHDHGSAFPVKPITLVVPYAAGGGTDITARALAKAAEKHLGQPIIVVNRTGGGGSVGLMEGAEAQADGYTVTYLVAELTTLPHLGLLPLTYERFKPLVQTNMDPSAITVRADAPWTTAEAFLEDAHAHPGKLKMGNAGTGSIWHLAAAMLEQKSGVRFTHIPYEGAGPAVSALMSGFVDAVPVSPAEVKKDVDQGKLRILAIQADTVSEAFPNVPTLQQATGLRVHFIGTWRGLAVPKDTSDEIAQTLADALIKGTKDEEFREEMRRHGLGLRVKDAEAFARQLKESHDTFARLIPELGLSRK, encoded by the coding sequence ATGAAGAACAAGCCATGGCAAAAATATGTGCTGGTTGCGGCGGGAGTGGCTTTTCTTTCTGCCTTGAGTATCAGTGAATATGTGGATCAACACGCCTTGCATGACCACGGTAGTGCATTTCCTGTGAAGCCTATAACCCTCGTCGTTCCTTATGCGGCGGGTGGCGGTACGGATATCACGGCAAGAGCATTGGCGAAAGCCGCCGAAAAGCATCTCGGTCAGCCGATCATTGTCGTTAACCGGACGGGTGGAGGCGGTTCGGTCGGGCTGATGGAAGGGGCTGAGGCGCAGGCGGACGGTTACACTGTAACGTATCTGGTTGCGGAGCTGACCACACTGCCACATCTGGGACTGCTGCCCCTCACCTATGAGCGCTTTAAACCACTGGTCCAAACCAATATGGACCCTTCTGCCATCACGGTTAGAGCGGATGCGCCATGGACGACGGCCGAAGCATTTTTGGAGGACGCTCATGCTCATCCCGGGAAGCTGAAAATGGGCAATGCAGGCACGGGAAGCATCTGGCACCTTGCCGCTGCGATGCTGGAGCAAAAAAGCGGAGTCCGCTTTACCCATATCCCTTATGAGGGAGCAGGGCCAGCCGTTTCAGCGTTGATGAGCGGCTTCGTGGATGCTGTGCCGGTCAGTCCTGCGGAAGTGAAAAAGGATGTGGATCAAGGGAAGCTGCGCATACTGGCGATACAGGCAGACACCGTTTCGGAAGCGTTTCCAAATGTGCCTACGTTACAGCAGGCTACCGGGCTGCGTGTACATTTTATCGGGACTTGGAGAGGGCTGGCTGTGCCCAAGGATACGTCGGATGAGATTGCTCAAACTCTAGCGGACGCACTGATCAAGGGGACGAAAGATGAGGAATTCAGGGAAGAAATGCGTAGGCATGGATTGGGGCTGCGTGTTAAGGATGCAGAAGCATTCGCACGGCAGTTGAAGGAGAGCCATGATACCTTCGCAAGGTTAATTCCCGAACTTGGCTTGAGCCGCAAGTAA
- a CDS encoding AraC family transcriptional regulator, producing MENEVRKDEVTGMLRLKLRLILKNKQTRLILLLTLSVSLIISVIGLLSYSGYRKGLDTELNTPNIELLQINLDVTNRAFRESDNKALDAAYSRDVEAFTRLQTDEKSLSNNASVIERLQKYLKALSSHEEIHSAEVISFENHALVSSEYGYLPDWDQAPDKTWVPWIRDIQRKPLLIKRRWYGTDYENGTVELLSLARPVVKDGQVIGAVLVDLDYDRFFSKLYIHLSNSQYVYDLEGELIYPKLKSSVPLNEMDRVLKELDVSPYAYVEVGGMEYMANQTFSDVTGWRLVSLVPMDKLLKHVKLARNMMLWLAFISILAGCSAVYYYNYAAFRPMKRINSLLNSGYKGTRQGGLYDLEPVIGKLVGEFHRKSLVVERSLPELRSKYIEDVIQRRMSIQEMRMKWEQYFSDWDGSSLAMMIVSIDRYSTWAASFPEEDKMLLKYALNNILLEWLEPHWKVVSAPDEQSGFVVLLQFSESEDGTGTKTCTDVDAKESVLLRKSADRLIQVVDEHLPLTISIGIGHIFSDIHEARQSFVKGREALGLRLYEGYGRSHMSTDSMGKGAHVSSAAENRNVEIIRAIESQEAGASIKLISQWGKELRLYRTSPAQVYLSVHELMEELLKWCMTHSVTPPDQLVDYHWNQILTLDLPDMEKQLFLIVADIEEKLSGHRRSKEFVRVQEMMDYMEHHLHLNIGLQEIADQVHMSVSSVSSMFKEETGSTVYDYLTGLRMTKACALLRETHLKIAEIADQVGYRNENSFIRVFRKHKQVTPGKFREISKCSNGYADPPKGRHFGDLEDKFED from the coding sequence ATGGAAAACGAAGTCCGGAAGGATGAAGTAACGGGAATGCTACGATTAAAGCTTCGATTGATCCTGAAAAATAAACAGACAAGGCTGATTCTGCTGCTCACACTAAGCGTATCACTCATTATTAGTGTGATCGGCCTGCTATCGTATTCGGGATACCGCAAGGGTTTGGATACTGAATTGAACACACCAAACATAGAACTGCTGCAAATTAATCTGGATGTGACTAATAGGGCATTTCGTGAGTCCGACAATAAGGCGCTGGATGCGGCCTATTCCCGGGATGTTGAGGCATTTACACGTTTGCAAACGGATGAAAAATCGCTATCAAACAACGCTTCTGTCATAGAACGGCTTCAAAAATACTTGAAAGCCCTTTCTTCGCATGAAGAGATTCATTCGGCTGAAGTTATTTCTTTTGAAAATCATGCTCTCGTATCCAGCGAATACGGCTACTTGCCCGATTGGGACCAAGCGCCGGATAAGACTTGGGTTCCCTGGATTCGGGACATTCAAAGGAAGCCATTACTGATTAAGCGAAGATGGTATGGCACCGATTATGAGAATGGAACGGTAGAACTGCTTTCGCTTGCAAGACCCGTGGTAAAGGATGGGCAGGTCATCGGTGCGGTGCTGGTCGATCTGGATTATGACCGCTTTTTCTCCAAGCTGTATATTCATTTATCCAACTCACAATATGTGTACGATCTGGAGGGCGAACTGATCTATCCCAAGTTAAAATCGTCAGTGCCCTTAAACGAAATGGACAGGGTTTTGAAAGAATTGGATGTGAGCCCCTATGCTTATGTGGAGGTAGGGGGGATGGAGTATATGGCGAACCAGACTTTTTCCGATGTGACGGGCTGGCGTCTGGTATCACTTGTTCCTATGGACAAGCTGCTGAAACATGTTAAGCTGGCCCGCAATATGATGTTGTGGTTAGCCTTTATTTCTATACTGGCGGGTTGCTCAGCGGTCTACTATTACAATTATGCGGCGTTTCGCCCTATGAAAAGAATTAATAGCCTGTTGAATTCAGGCTACAAAGGAACGCGTCAAGGTGGATTGTATGATCTGGAGCCGGTCATTGGCAAGCTGGTTGGAGAGTTCCATCGCAAATCACTGGTGGTGGAGCGAAGTTTACCGGAGCTACGTTCCAAATATATTGAAGATGTCATCCAGCGTAGAATGAGCATACAGGAAATGCGCATGAAATGGGAGCAGTATTTTTCCGATTGGGACGGCAGCTCTTTGGCTATGATGATCGTGTCGATCGATCGCTATTCTACTTGGGCAGCAAGCTTTCCAGAGGAGGATAAAATGCTGCTCAAATATGCGCTGAACAATATTTTGCTGGAATGGCTTGAACCTCACTGGAAGGTGGTAAGCGCGCCAGATGAGCAAAGCGGCTTCGTTGTACTATTACAATTCAGTGAGAGTGAAGATGGAACTGGAACTAAAACATGTACTGATGTCGATGCCAAAGAAAGTGTTCTGCTCCGCAAAAGCGCAGATAGGCTGATTCAGGTTGTGGATGAGCATCTTCCCCTGACTATCTCTATAGGAATTGGTCATATATTCTCGGACATCCATGAGGCACGTCAGTCTTTTGTAAAAGGGAGAGAAGCCCTTGGTTTGCGTTTGTATGAGGGATATGGACGTTCGCATATGAGCACGGATAGCATGGGGAAGGGCGCTCACGTCTCATCAGCGGCGGAAAACCGGAATGTGGAAATCATTCGTGCCATAGAGTCACAGGAAGCCGGAGCAAGTATAAAGCTGATCAGCCAATGGGGAAAAGAACTTCGTCTTTACAGGACCTCCCCAGCGCAGGTGTACCTGTCTGTTCATGAGCTGATGGAGGAATTGCTGAAATGGTGCATGACTCATAGTGTGACGCCGCCGGATCAGCTGGTCGATTACCACTGGAACCAGATTCTGACGCTTGATCTTCCAGATATGGAGAAGCAATTGTTTTTGATTGTGGCTGATATCGAAGAAAAACTCTCTGGACACAGACGGTCCAAGGAATTTGTACGTGTACAGGAGATGATGGATTACATGGAACACCATTTGCATTTAAATATTGGGCTTCAGGAAATTGCAGATCAGGTTCATATGAGCGTGTCATCGGTGAGCAGTATGTTTAAGGAAGAGACAGGCAGCACTGTGTACGATTACTTGACTGGTTTGCGAATGACAAAAGCGTGCGCTCTATTGCGCGAAACACATCTAAAAATCGCAGAGATTGCTGATCAGGTCGGCTACCGGAATGAGAACAGCTTTATCCGTGTATTTCGGAAGCATAAACAGGTAACCCCCGGAAAATTTCGGGAAATCAGCAAATGTTCTAATGGATATGCAGATCCGCCAAAAGGTCGGCATTTTGGGGATTTGGAAGATAAATTCGAAGATTAA
- a CDS encoding methyl-accepting chemotaxis protein, with protein MKLQGKLVLNAMVSLIACLALVAYIIFQLIRINSQSSSLVPAMLNVQQLNAFLIQSGQALQNYSSSMTESNKTDVQNQLGQVEKTIALLSQGMMETEAQQKRLNTVKTKFSELKAATDKAMSTGSSPESKRSAMRVQGIQNDVFMLDILTKARYDEYTEELTKSIRFTWQLALAGAVLLLVAVGLYNTYTSRQLALRTRKLTDAAKQIADGNLTVQLAQTKGHDELDELNESFRFMIGNLRNIVLSIGQSGNRVDLMAQDIDQHNEAMKEIVTQVSTSTEELAMGSQKIAEDLSTTVGVVDEMQQKFEANLLETTQSSTYSEDALHVIEQGTRVMSDQLRIVAENRSAMSEVEQTVKELEANAAEITTMTGYVSEIASQTSLLSLNASIEAARAGEAGKGFAVVANEVKKLANQSESAVKQIYTAVEGITQAMDKVKTSVAQSQELFREQEKATSSTGESFTEISGKVQQIARQVSKLSADMNVSRELSVQVQQAIENISAITQQSAAGSEEITASTVEQKRSFEESAEKVKELRQIREEMQRELDRFQVEQTG; from the coding sequence ATGAAACTGCAAGGTAAACTGGTGCTTAACGCGATGGTTTCCCTGATCGCATGCCTGGCTTTAGTGGCCTATATTATTTTTCAATTGATACGTATCAACTCGCAAAGCAGTAGTCTTGTTCCGGCCATGCTGAATGTACAGCAGCTCAATGCTTTTTTGATTCAGTCAGGACAGGCACTGCAAAACTACTCTTCTTCCATGACAGAGAGCAACAAAACGGATGTGCAAAACCAGCTGGGGCAGGTAGAAAAAACGATTGCTTTGCTTTCGCAAGGCATGATGGAGACCGAAGCGCAGCAAAAGCGTCTGAATACCGTTAAAACAAAATTCAGCGAATTGAAGGCCGCTACGGATAAAGCGATGAGCACCGGAAGCAGTCCTGAATCCAAACGTAGTGCGATGCGTGTACAGGGTATCCAGAATGATGTGTTCATGCTGGATATTCTAACAAAAGCACGCTATGACGAATATACAGAGGAATTGACCAAGAGTATCCGCTTTACTTGGCAACTGGCCTTGGCAGGCGCTGTTCTGCTTCTGGTGGCGGTGGGGCTATATAATACATATACATCCAGGCAGCTTGCCCTCAGAACCCGCAAGTTGACGGATGCAGCGAAGCAAATTGCAGATGGGAATTTGACGGTGCAGCTCGCGCAAACGAAGGGACATGATGAGCTGGATGAGCTTAACGAATCGTTCCGGTTCATGATCGGGAACTTGCGTAACATTGTGCTCTCTATTGGTCAGTCGGGGAATCGTGTCGATCTGATGGCTCAGGATATTGACCAGCATAATGAGGCCATGAAGGAAATCGTAACGCAAGTGAGCACCTCGACAGAGGAACTGGCGATGGGGAGTCAAAAAATTGCCGAGGATCTGTCGACCACCGTTGGCGTTGTGGATGAGATGCAGCAGAAGTTTGAAGCGAATTTGTTGGAGACCACGCAGTCCTCTACATATAGCGAAGACGCATTGCATGTCATTGAGCAAGGTACACGTGTGATGAGCGATCAGCTACGCATTGTAGCGGAAAATCGTTCAGCGATGTCCGAGGTGGAGCAGACGGTCAAGGAGCTGGAGGCCAATGCAGCCGAGATTACAACCATGACCGGCTATGTATCCGAGATTGCCAGTCAGACGTCGTTGCTGTCCTTGAATGCTTCAATTGAGGCTGCGCGCGCGGGTGAGGCTGGAAAAGGCTTTGCTGTCGTTGCCAATGAAGTGAAAAAGCTGGCAAATCAATCGGAGTCGGCCGTGAAGCAAATTTATACCGCTGTCGAGGGCATTACGCAGGCTATGGATAAGGTGAAGACCTCTGTGGCGCAAAGTCAGGAGCTGTTCCGTGAGCAGGAGAAGGCAACTTCGTCTACCGGGGAATCGTTCACTGAGATTAGCGGCAAAGTACAGCAAATTGCCCGCCAAGTCAGCAAGCTGTCGGCGGATATGAATGTATCTCGGGAACTGAGCGTACAGGTACAGCAAGCGATTGAGAACATCAGCGCGATTACCCAGCAATCCGCCGCAGGCAGTGAAGAGATTACCGCCTCCACGGTGGAGCAGAAGCGTTCCTTTGAGGAATCGGCTGAGAAGGTGAAAGAGCTTCGTCAGATTCGTGAGGAGATGCAACGAGAGCTGGATCGTTTTCAGGTGGAACAAACAGGCTAA